The sequence gtccaacacaactgagtgactgaagaacaacaacaagcacAGAAAGGCTCCTCGAAAAGGTCAAAAAGACAGGGGGCATCACCTCATGGTAATAATGTCAACCTGCTCTTAAACATCTTCACTAGAAACCATCTTGAATGCACAGAGGAAAGGACCTTGATATTAATATATaccaaatacagactcagaaccagccaaagcaagatgactggccaaaggaaacctggaagaaattcCCCATAAAAATGATTCAAAGTGATGCAACTTAGAGCAGTGGGATTGAGTTTTTcaaaaagaggaaatggaaaaggaAGGAGATCTATGTATATGtaggcttcctggatggctcagcaagtaaagaatcagcctgcaatgaagcagatgcaggagacatggattcagtccctgggtcgggaagatcccctggagatggacatggcaattcattccagtactcttgcttggaaaattgcatggacagaggaccttgacgagctacagtctatggggtcacagagtgtcagacacaactaagggaCAGAGAACACATGCATCTTTGAATGTTTTTGGCATATCACAGAAATCGTTATTAATTGTTAGAGATGAATGAAGTAGCTATACAAAACAACTGTTGATAGATAAACTgaggtatattttaaattttaagcaaatgagcaaaaattaattgaaatgaGGCAGCACCAAACAGGAAATGGTTAAGAGTACTCTTAGACAGACTCTTGGCAGACAGGAGCCAaggagaagacatacagagaaaGTACAGATATAAAGAAAGGAAGTTATTTGATTGGTTACAGCGTAAAGCCTAAATTGTTTGTGATTGGTCATCCCtacattttcagttttgtaacCTTGAGGCATTTGCAGGCTAAGATTTTGTTTTGCTTACATAAGCCACCATGGCATTAGAGCCAGCAAAGTGTAATGGTCTCTCATTCAATTAATTTATCACTACATTTGGTCATTTTTCTGATTGATATGAAAAGTTCTACAAATTGTTggcagaggttcagttcagtcgctcagtcgtgtctaactctttgcgaccccatgaattacagcacgtcaggcctccctgtccatcaccaactcccggagttcactcaaacatccatcgagtcagtgatgccatccagccatctcatcctctgtcgtccccttctcctcctgcccccaatccctcccagcatcagagtcttttccaatgagtcaactcttcgcatgagctggccaaagtactggagtttcagctttagcatcagtccttccaatgaacacccaggaccgatctcctttagaatggattggttggatctccttgcagtccaagggactctcaagagtcttttccaacaccacagctcaaaagcatcaattctttggtgctcagctttcttcatagtctaactctcacatccatacatgactactggaaaaaccatagccttgactagatggacttttgttggcaaagtaatgtctctgcttttgaatatgctatctaggttagtcataattttccttccaaggagtaagcgtcttttaatttcatggctgcaatcaccatctgcagtgattttggatcccccaaaaaataaagtctgacactgtttccactgtttccccacctatttcccatgaagtgatgggaccagatgccataatcttagttttctgaatgttgagctttaagccaactttttcactctcccctttcactttcatcaggaggctctttagttccttttcacttaatCAGTGTTAAAATAGCTTTCATATATAATAATTGAGACATCCCAAGACTGAATCTATAATGTTGGAATCAATATactgctttttttccctccaatcAGGATTATTAAACATAACAAAATTCTATATACAAGGTGACTTAAATCTGCTGTTTCAAAATGTGGTACTTTCCTTAACCAGTATTTGATAAGTCAAGCCACAGAGGGTCAAAAGGCTTACTCTAAAATTAATTGGAAAGTGACCAATGCTTATTACATGAATGGTCTAATTACTAGAACTCTAGTATATTATATTATCTATAAGATAATTAACATAAGGTACCACTGAGGGCCTGTGACAGGCTTCGGAGCACTGATACAAGACGTCAGGAGGCCATTTTGTACACTGCCACTGTGATGCCATCATGTTTCTGGAGCATAATATTCCCATTATCTGATTCTAGACACACCACAGAAATACCAGTGGGGTATGAGGTTAGCTTAGCTGCTTGCTGGGCTAGAACAGATATCACCCCAGCATGCTCATCTGACAGGGTTCTGTGGCAGCCCAGATTGAGTCCTTGTAAATCTGTGCACAGGACTCCAATAGTGCATGGATTCTCCATTGTGTCCTCCAAGCATTGCTGCAAGGTAGCCTCCATCCCGCCACGTGTCGCCTCCTTCTGCGCCACATTGGTGTCAGGGGCCCCTCAGTCAATCACATGATGTGAGAGGTCAATATACTGCTTTTAAAAACAACACAATTTAATTTAGCTATGATTATATAATAAACAGGAACCCAAACAAAATACTGAAGTTGGAGTTACTATTAACAGAGACGCAATAGGTGTCtgatggatgggagagttggactataaagaaagctgagtgcagaagaattgatgcttttgaatagtggtgttggagaagactcttgagagtcccttggactgcaaggagatccaactagtccatcctaaaggagagcagtcctgggtgttcattggtaggactgattttgaagctgaaactccaaagccactttggccacctcatgtgaagagctgactcatttgaaaataccctgatgctgggaaagattgagggctggaggagaaggggacgacagaggatgagatggttggatggcattaccgactcgatggacatgggtttgggtgaactccgggagttggtgatggacagggaggcctggagtgctgcagtccatggggtcgcaaagagtcggacacgactgagtgactgaactgaactgaataggtgtCCACAATTTCTATTACCTATCATCTCTGGCAGAATatcctgcaaatattttcttgcaCCCAATGTCATACTGGTCCTTGaaactatttttcttcttcctttatcaTCACTGCTGACCACCTCACCCCACTGCACCACAGTTTAGCTCACAAAGCTGCAAAGTGTGCTGAAGACAAAGTATTGCTTCATGTAGTACTTGACACAAAGTGAGCAATTCCACCAAAGCCTGACCAGACATATAAATGAAGGGACAGATAAGTGAGTGAAAACATTTTGACAGAGATTCAGGAGCCTCTGTCTGTAAATACTCTCTTCTACTCTGACAAGggatgaagaaaacaaacatttggAAATGCAAGTGATCAAATGTGTAGCCAGGGGCATCAACAAACATTCAGTCACCCTAATCCCTGCCGGAGTTCAATTTGTGGGAGACAAGCTTTGAAGCCAGAGACTTTTTACCATAAAAGTTATGGAAGTGGAGGAATAAAAACTTTTAGTGCTATGATTCCCACCTCTAAATTTCTGTTTCTACAACTCGCAGCTGAAGTTCCTCTTGTGTATCCCCTAATTAGTCTCCTTTAAAATAATTGGTGTTGTTCTCGCCTGTTATTTGAGTGTTGTCCCTAGCTGTGACACAAAATGAACCTTTCTGGAAGTGTCTCCCCAGGAGGGATTTAAGTGCTTAAGGAGGCTTATTTATTCTCAAGGCTGAGCAACCACTTAGTCCATTACAGTGGAAACGGCGATTTCAAGGCAAGTGTGTACTGCTAAAAACAGGTGCATAAAAATGTGGCTGTCTTACAGTTTTAAGAAGGCAAGAAATTCAAATTAACCCCATGAAGTCTTCTGCTGGAAACCACCACTCAGACAAGCAAAACAATAAGCACTTTCTGCTCAACTCTGGACAGCTTGATTCTCCAGATTCTTGGCACTTTCggttattttcttttactacttCAAAGTCAAGAGGAAGCACATCACGAAGCTTTAGTAATTCTAAATGAAAAGccacaggaaagaaaaacagcaatgaaagagaaggaaatattgcAGGTTATTAGAAATCAAACTTTacccaaattttaaaattcatttctcaATACAGTGGGTACAATGTTTCAATCTAggagaaattcattttaaatgatttaatgcCAGCCTTGCTTATCCACAAAAACTCATTAGCTTAATAAAACAGAGGCTTTGTTTGCCAAGTCGCACAGTCCTGCCTGGCTCATTTACAGGGCTAGAGGGCAGCCTGATGCTGTTTTGTCGCTCTTAAATTCTCCCATGTGCCTAACACAGTGATAGGTG comes from Bubalus kerabau isolate K-KA32 ecotype Philippines breed swamp buffalo chromosome 7, PCC_UOA_SB_1v2, whole genome shotgun sequence and encodes:
- the LOC129658079 gene encoding ragulator complex protein LAMTOR5-like; its protein translation is MEATLQQCLEDTMENPCTIGVLCTDLQGLNLGCHRTLSDEHAGVISVLAQQAAKLTSYPTGISVVCLESDNGNIMLQKHDGITVAVYKMAS